TCACAGCCATGGTCTGCGTGCCTTTGGCAGTGCATAACAGGCCGGTCGGGATCTTGTATCTGTATGATTTTGAATCTCGTCTGCTGGAAGACCGGCAGTTGAACCATCTTGACCTGCTGGCCTCCTTTGCTGCCATGGCCATCGATAATGCAAGCCTTCACAGCCGCACCAAGATGATGGCCCTCACCGATGCCCTTACAGGGTTGTACAACAACCGTTACTTCATGCAGGTGTTCCCGCATGAAATGATTCGCGCCCGTCGTTATTCGAAGCCGCTTTCCATTATCATGATAGACGTGGACAATTTCAAAAAACTCAACGACACCTATGGTCATCCGAAGGGTGACCAGGTGCTGGCCAGCCTGGGCAAGATTCTGTCCAGCTCTCTAAGGGCCTCTGATTTGTCCTTCCGCTACGGGGGGGAAGAGTTTGCGGTTATTCTCCCGGAAACCAGGCTGGAAGGAGCTTTCTTGGTCGCCGAGAGCCTCAGGGAAAAAGTGTTCAAGGAACTCTCTCCGCTCCTGGGGCATGAGAGTGATCGGCCAGTGACCATAAGCCTTGGGGTTGCCGGTTATCCC
This region of Geoanaerobacter pelophilus genomic DNA includes:
- a CDS encoding GGDEF domain-containing protein — its product is MVEKHRKLEAHIQDLTDLIGVARTVVSTLELDQVLDRILDSALSFMGMPSGMLAVYEETSGEMVLHAHSGLSHKFVCLDRWPLLGRGDALTRMAMQDYAIRYSPDMSQEAEPAVELAAEGITAMVCVPLAVHNRPVGILYLYDFESRLLEDRQLNHLDLLASFAAMAIDNASLHSRTKMMALTDALTGLYNNRYFMQVFPHEMIRARRYSKPLSIIMIDVDNFKKLNDTYGHPKGDQVLASLGKILSSSLRASDLSFRYGGEEFAVILPETRLEGAFLVAESLREKVFKELSPLLGHESDRPVTISLGVAGYPSDASTTDSLLSHADACLYKAKNQGKNRVYWENLYAAAGGQHPG